ACGAATTAAACGACGATATTCAACTTTAGTTGTTTTGGCTCCAATGAGTTGACGGCGATGGTTATCTATAATAATTGCACTAGATTTTTCTTGTTTTTTTTTCATCCCTTCCATCCCTTCCATCCCTTCCATCCCTTCCATTTTATGCTTTTTTTCAGTAAGAGATGCCCCTGAAATTAAAGTAAGGCCAGCTTGGCCTGTAGTCATATCAAAGCGTAATTGAGTGTGTTCTTTTTGAGTATTAATTTCTAAGGTAAGTGGCCAATTACCTTCCATAGGAATTTTAAATGTGCCTTCATATAAACCTGGTTTAATCTCATGAACAGATATGGATATTTGCATACTTGCCATAGAGCCCATTGCCGGCATTTGGGCTTTTGCCTTAATTATGCTATGACCAATAAATTTATTTTCTTTATCTCGTTGTATCGTAATGGTTAATGTATTTTCTCCTACGATAGGAGTCTGTGGATTAAGAGCGATACCAACGAGTAGCGATCCAGAGTAATATTTTTGTAATACAGGAAGATCTATATTTATTTGGGAATGTATAAAAGAATAACCTCTCCATGCTGTTAGAGCAGCTAAGATGCCTAATACTAACAATATGGCAATATTTCTTACCATAAAATATTACGATCTAATCTTTAACGATTTGCTATCGTATTTGATACTATCAGTATAGGTAGAGGTACACCTAACCAATACTCTAGATTTGCTAAACTACGTACATAGTCTGCATCTGCACGGGCTAATTCATCAGCAGTACGTAGTTGTTCGTTTTCCGCATCAATCACTGTTGAGAATAATCCTATACCAGTACGGTAATTGGCTTGGGCTGTCTTAAAATTGCTCTCAGTAAGAGGAAGGAGCTGATTAGTATAGAGTCTAATGATTTTCTGAGATTCCTCTATCGCTGCTTGGCTAGTTTCTAGCTGACCAAGTAAGCGCTCTTTCTCATCAGTTAGTTGCCATTGAGCTCGATTAAGATCAGCCTGAGCAGCATCCAAGGCAGCTCCTCTTTTGTTACCATAATTAATGGGAAGATTAACTGCTAACCCTATATTCCACCGCTGACTAGGCTGTTCCCAAAAATTATTATAGCCAGCTATCGCTTGAAAGTCTGGGTAAAAATTCTTTTCGGCTAATCCTTTTTGTGCTTCTATTCTAGCAATCTGCGCGTAAACACGTAAAATCTCAGGATGTTGCTCACGGAAAGATAGCTGCTCAATATGCTCAGGTAGAGTTAATTTATTTAAACCATGAAGATCGACAGGAGATGGAACTAGGGTTTCTACTGGACGATTTAATAGTACATTTATTTGTGTTTGAGTCTCTCGTAATTGACGCTGTAAAGAAGCTGCTTTTACCTTAAGCCTAGCCTGTGCCATCTGTGCCTGTAAAGAATCTTTTTGTCCTGATCTGCCTACTTTATATTGGGTTTCACTAACCTGCTGTAGAGTTTTAAACAATTGTTGATGTTTTTTATTAATATCAAGTGCTTTGTGTACATAGAACCATTCAGCGTATAGAGTTTTAGCTGCAGTTGCCATTTGTAAACGTAGTACGTCCTCATCGGTTACAGCCTCATGCGCCTGTTCTTCTGCTACTTGTTTACGAAGCGCTAATTTACCCGGCCAAGGAAGAGGCTGGCTAAATTCAATTTGTTGGCTAAATCTTTGATGATTCCCTAGAGTAGCAGGTGCTGTATAGTAACTTAATGTTGGGTCATCTAAATTGCCTGCAGGAATAATACGATAGTTTGCTGCGGTCACTGCTGCTTGTTGTGCTTTGATCCCTGGGCTATAAGAAAGTACTAACTCTACAAGCTGAGTAATTGTAATATTTTGTGCTATTTTTTCCTGTGAGGCATATAAAGATTTAGTAATTACTTGACTAAGTATTATTACTAAAGCCAAGAAAATGGATTTTTTCAGTACCATAGCGTTGAAAAAATTAATCATCGGAAAAGTGGTAAAGTTGTTTTTAAGGATACTAGCTTTTATATATAAATAAAAGTAGAGTAACGATGGAAAAATAGCAAAATAGCTTGATTAGTTTTTTAGCTATTTTATAGTCTATACTGATAGTAATGATTATCATTATTAACTTTAAACTGTGTAAATATGGGAGATTCACCAATCCATGGAAAAACCGACCTATCCGGCCACATATGATCCACCCCAAAGTCAAGAAAGGGTACTTTCCCATTCCATTTCTAATCAACAACCTTTATCAAGGGTAGCCAGCAGTCAAAAAATAACAAGTATTCTTTTGAAAATACACATTTATCTAGGTACTTTATGTGCTTTATTCTTATTGATTATTGCTAGTACAGGTATTTTATTAGGTTTTTATCAGCAATTACGCTATAGCGCGTCTCCTTATAAACTTGATGCTCCAGTAAATCATCCCTTATCACCGGAAAAATTAGTAGAAAAAATTTATGAAACTTATCCTCATGCTCAGATTATTGAACTTACTTTTTCTACAGATCCATCGCATGCAGTACTTGCAAAACTTAAAAACGCAGATCATAAAAGTCAGTTAATTTTTGTTAATCCAGCGACGGGACTTATCTTTGCCTCTCAATCTGCAGATCATAAAGACTGGTTAGGTTTTATACATTCTCTACATCATGGGAAACCCTTTGGCTCAATAGGAGAAACCGTAGCTAGTGTAAATGGAATCTTGTTTTTAGTTTTGTGGATAGTGGGATTTATAGTTTGGAAACGTAACCCCATGCGTAGTTACCTTTGGCAAGGGAAATCTTGGAAAGTAAAACTGCGTAGCTTTCATCGAGGTGTTGGTCTTACTTTAGGAGGCATAGCTGCCGTAATCGCTACTTTTGGGGCACTATATCAGTTTGATTTTTTAGATCAATGGATCGATCCTGTACCTCCCGTTAAAATGGAAAAGATAGCAGTTCAACCTTTAGATTCTTTAGAATTAGAACAGATTATTGCTAAGGGACGTGCTATTTATCCCAATGCTCCTTTAGAAGAAATCGCTTTCCCAGGTAATAGTATGATGCCTTGGATGCATTGGATACAATTAGAATTTCAAGGTCGTAAGCTAGTTTATTTTCAAGGAAATGAAGTAATTGGAACTTCTTCTCCCTCTTCTCACTGGAAAAACCTATTGTATTATTTGCATACTATGGAATTTCTACATAAAGGGAGATCTTGGGTAATTGCTATTTTAGGGCTGATTACTTTAGGGCTGATTACAAGCGGTCTAGTTACTTACTGGCGTAAGCACTGATAAGCTACTTATCAATATAAGCAACAATAAGTAGTATTTCTTCCAAAAAATAAAAACTTAGCAAAAAAAGTGCCATCCTACCAAATATTCTATAAGAGATGTCTCAATACCTTATATATTTAATACAGTAAGTTCAATATATTCAACCCATTTTATGAACGGGGGAAAATATTAGATTTTTAATTTAACTAAATAATATTTGGCTAGTTTCAACAACTACAAGTATTTATTGACTTATTAAATTAAATGATTATCATTATCATTTAAAGAAAATGAAATTACTGCTGAGCTAAGAGGTCATTTAAAATGCTTACCCTAACAACTCCTACCCATCTCCAAAAAAATAGCAAAATTAACAATATAGAACCTTCCATTCAAAAACATATAAGTGAGGTGGAGTTATTAGCCGAAAAATGTGGAGGTACAGCTACTCGATTAAGTGGGCTAAAGGATTTAATTCAAGAGCTACCTAAATTAGGAAAAGTGAGAGCAGTGATAAGTAATCCGTATGCTATTCAGGGACAAACTATCCAGTACAAAGAAACTAAGTTATGGGACAATCAGGGGAGTATTCAAGGAAGCAATACTTGCCTATGTTTGTTATTAAATCACTGGCACTATGGATTTGCTATTCAAGATTGGGATAGCAATGGAAAGTTTTCTTATAGCTTGCAGTTTTTTGATCGGGATGGAGTAGGAGTATATAAGATACATTTGACTACTAAAAGCAATCAATACACTTATAAAAGTTTAGTTATACGCCATCGTAGTTCCGATCAAACCCCTCGACAATCTATTTCTCCTTTACCCAGAAAAATTCACCCTCATCAGGATGAAATCACCTCACCTCAATTACAACAATGCTGGCAGGAACTTCAAGATCTTCAAGATTTACCCAGTATTTTTCACTATTTTGGAGTAGATCAACTTAAGGGGTTACAAATTGCTGGTACTGATTTTGCGGTACCTATTACGGTGTATGGTTTACAGTATTTATTAAATTTACTACAAGAGACAAAACTTCCTGTTGTGTTTCGTACGTATAATCAAGGAGCAGTGCAAACCTACCAGGGTGAGGTACAGTACTGTGCAGCAACTGGAGGTTGCGTTACCATTTTAGATACTTACTTTTCTCTTCGAATGCGATCTTTAAAAGAAACAAAATTATGGATCATCCGTAAATTTAAAGGAAGCAATGAAATGGCAGTCATTAGCTTATATGATCGCTATGGTACACCTGTTTTTCAGATCTCTAGCCAAAATGGGTATGGGCGTACTGCAAAAAAAATCTGGCAACAGTTATTAACTACTTTAGAAAAAAAAGTGTAATACTTCTATGAGAAAACAAGATTTGATACCTAAAACTAAGGGTTCTGTCTTAAAGTGGCAGGCTTATATCTATGATCTTGAATGTACTTTAGTAGGGCTGAGCAGCAACTTTCGTCAAGCTACCTTAAATTATGCTCAACTTAACACTGGGATGAGAGTGCTAGATGTAGGCTGTGGTACAGGGGTACTTACTCGATTGGCTGCTAAGAAAGTAGGGGATATGGGTGAAATTATTGGGGTTGATCCTTCAGTACAGATGATTTCTTTAGCTCAAAAAAAATCCTTGCAACTTCAAAGTACCGCTAAATTTGAGCTAGGAGTTATTGAAGATCTTCCTTTTCTAGATTGTTCTTTTGATTTAGTACTCTCTAGCTTGATGTTCCACCACTTACCTAATGATCTAAAATTAAAAGGGTTACAGGAAATATTTCGAGTGCTTAAACCAAATGGACGATTTTTAGGGGTAGATATTGGAGAGCCTAAACACTTCTTATGGTGGTCAATATTGTGGCTCTATCTTGCAATTCCAAATATTGCGACAAACATTAAAGGAAAAATACCTAATTATTTAAATCAAGCCGGATTCGAAGAAGTAGAAATTATGGGGTACTGGTTTTCCTTAATTAACTTTTGGTCTGCGAAAAAACCAGCTTTGATTCCTTAAAATTAATCCTTTTGTTTTACAACTTTTACTTTCGTTATATTCCAAAACCAAGAAAATAGATTAGATCGCCAACCATAGTAACGTATCTTTACTGGAGTTTTTTCTTGAGCTGCATAAGCAGCTAGTCCTTGAATATCTGCACTATTAAATTTTAAATGAGATAAAGAATCCTCATTTCGAAATACCATCTGTTTACTATTGTCTTGTTTAATTGCGGTAATTCGATATTGATCTTTGTTATTTGTACGTTTTACTTCAGTACTAACCACGGTAAATATAGCATTTCTCGGCCACTGATAGCTCAAAAACAAGATAGCTATAATAGCAATAAAGGAAAATAAGGCTGTTTTTAATGTATTCACTGAAGCACTCTTAAAAGTAAATATGTATTAACAAATATAAATTATAAGTAACCACTATTATTTTAAAGTATATTACAACTTTCTACGCTTTGTGATGCTCTTGATGAATAATTTGGGTCAATTTTTCATTTAACCCCGGTAAATTGTAAAGAGGAAGATCAAATATATCTTGCAATACTTCCTTAATTTCTGTAGATAAAACAAAGTATTTTCTTTCTGGATCTTTATTGAAAGCATAAGTAGTCAATCGATTATCTTTTAGTGCATAGTGACCATCGCTATATCTTCTTACTACGATAAGATGATTAGTGAATAAGGATTTTTGATGAGTTGCAGTGAACCAATTTGCCATCTCAAAATCAGAAAAATATTGAGCTGCTAAATTAAACGTATACAAAACACGCCACTGATCTTCTACTAAGGCAGATAGTGTAAATTCGTACTTATCTTGAATAAATTTATAATCTTCGTGGGTAGTTTTCTGAATACTATCTGGTTTAAGTAATAATGGCTGAGTTGGGACTAAACCACCAAACCCTACATCTACGTGAAATAGGGTGTTATCAATATCTACCACTAAAATCATATGGGTTCTAGGATTCTCGGGTATTTCTACGATGATGTTATCTCTCCAAACTCGCCCCATCACTCCTTTTACTTTAAAACCTATAATCTCTAATATCTGTTTAAAAAATAGGCTATGCTCAAAACAATAACCTCCTCGATGATCTTGTAAAAATTTTCTTTGGAGCGAATCAGAATCTAATTTTACTAGAATCCCTAAAAAAGGATTTAGATTTTCAAAAGGAATATGATGAGTATGCTGTTTTTGCAACAGAGTTAAAGTGGCTAAATCTGGCTTAGGAGCGGAGTATTCCCAGTTTATTCTCTTTAAGTAATTATTGAGAATTTCTAAACTCATTTAGATAAATAGTATTTTAAATACACAGTTAGATATTAATCTCCTTGAGAAGAAACTGGTAGAGTTTAAGATTCTGATCACTAAAACAACAAAAGATAATTTCTTAAACAGTAATCATTGCAGAAATGTCCCACACACTATTATGGGAGAAAGTAATTTCTATAGCAATTTTAGTAGCTAAATATTTTGGATAGCTATAAATCTCTATACTAATTACCCAAAAGTGTTTAAATTCTTAAGAAAGATTTAAGTTAATTTTTTACTTTCTTGCATAAGGTGTAATATTTAGTTATGTTTTCTAATAATATTTTTTAAAAAAAGAGGGAAATAAATGCGCTATAGAGAAACTTCTCCAGAAGATGTGGTAGGTATTCAAGACACCGGGGCTGATGAAGGTATCATGATGGTCACCGCTATTTACTCTTTAATAGTGGGTGTTGGGATTTGTATTTTAGGAATTAAAAAACGGGTCTTCTGGGCAGTTATTTCAGGGGCAGGTATGGCACTTGCAAGTATTGCTTATCTTATAGCAGCAACCTTAGGTTATGCTAATATCTGGCATTAAGCAGAAATTTTAAATATAGGTTTATATATCCCATGTATTCACATGGGATTTATACGCAGTTTTAAAACCCCTGACCTAATCTTCTTCTCTAAGGAATTCTTCGTCATCTATATCTAAAAAAGTATCTACTTCACTAAAATCTTCATCTTCAGAATTATTTTTCCCCTTGTCTATCGATTGGGTATTTTTAATGATTTTAGGCAGGTTAAAACTTTCTTTAGCAGCTAAATAGCTTTTCTTTAGTTCTTTAATAAGAGCTGATTCTTTTTCATCTAACTCTTTCATTTTTTTTTCGACAATTATCCGGCGATATTCTAAAATTGCTCCTCTTTTAAAATTAAATAAATAAATCGTTTCATCACTGCCTGTATGTAGCTCATAATCTAAAACAATAGGTGTACTTTTATCTCCAGAATTAAGGTATCCATACCAAAGTGCTTTATCATCTATACTCATCTTTATACCCTTTATATAATTGATTTCTAAATCCTAAGTTGTTTAATTGAAGAGTTAAAAAAATCAAGGATGATAAATGTACTTAATTTAGTTTAATTAATCTATACATAAAGTGTAAAAAATTTACTTTTTTATACCAAAAAATTCATGCAGGAGATTTCACGCTTAATGTACCAAGCAATAAAATTTGACCCCTACCAAAAGATAATATTTTTAATTTTATTTCTAAGTTTATTCTCATTTGCTCGAGCTGATGAACAAGAACCTACTTATGAGTTTAAAGAGCTTACTCCTATTGAGAAGAAAGAAGATCCTCAAATTTCAGCCCATCTTGATCTAGGTAGAAAAGCCTATAAGAGTCAAGATTACAACACAGCCCTTGAAGAGCTTAAACCTCTTGCTGAAAAGGGTAATAAAAATGCCCAGTATTATATGGGGTTAATGTATGCTAATGGACATGGGTTACCCTTAGATACTAAAAAAGCTGAACAATGGTTTGATAAATTTGCTCAACAAATTGGAATAGATGGTAAGTTTAATTTAGGAGTCATGTACTATCAAGGAAATGGGGTGCCACAAAGTTATGAAATAGCAATCAGTTGGTTTAAAAAAGCAGCTAAAGATGGAGATTATGAGGCTCAATTCAATCTTGGTTATTTTTATGAA
This genomic window from Candidatus Nitrosacidococcus tergens contains:
- a CDS encoding class I SAM-dependent methyltransferase; translation: MRKQDLIPKTKGSVLKWQAYIYDLECTLVGLSSNFRQATLNYAQLNTGMRVLDVGCGTGVLTRLAAKKVGDMGEIIGVDPSVQMISLAQKKSLQLQSTAKFELGVIEDLPFLDCSFDLVLSSLMFHHLPNDLKLKGLQEIFRVLKPNGRFLGVDIGEPKHFLWWSILWLYLAIPNIATNIKGKIPNYLNQAGFEEVEIMGYWFSLINFWSAKKPALIP
- a CDS encoding arylamine N-acetyltransferase family protein translates to MSLEILNNYLKRINWEYSAPKPDLATLTLLQKQHTHHIPFENLNPFLGILVKLDSDSLQRKFLQDHRGGYCFEHSLFFKQILEIIGFKVKGVMGRVWRDNIIVEIPENPRTHMILVVDIDNTLFHVDVGFGGLVPTQPLLLKPDSIQKTTHEDYKFIQDKYEFTLSALVEDQWRVLYTFNLAAQYFSDFEMANWFTATHQKSLFTNHLIVVRRYSDGHYALKDNRLTTYAFNKDPERKYFVLSTEIKEVLQDIFDLPLYNLPGLNEKLTQIIHQEHHKA
- a CDS encoding tetratricopeptide repeat protein, whose protein sequence is MYQAIKFDPYQKIIFLILFLSLFSFARADEQEPTYEFKELTPIEKKEDPQISAHLDLGRKAYKSQDYNTALEELKPLAEKGNKNAQYYMGLMYANGHGLPLDTKKAEQWFDKFAQQIGIDGKFNLGVMYYQGNGVPQSYEIAISWFKKAAKDGDYEAQFNLGYFYENGYGVEENSEESIKWYREAANHGLAQAQIKLGEFYSDGYGVAQNNVQAYFWLNLAAEQGDKEATEFRDSIAKEMTKKQIDEAIALTKQWKPVSTPMK
- a CDS encoding TolC family protein, which encodes MVLKKSIFLALVIILSQVITKSLYASQEKIAQNITITQLVELVLSYSPGIKAQQAAVTAANYRIIPAGNLDDPTLSYYTAPATLGNHQRFSQQIEFSQPLPWPGKLALRKQVAEEQAHEAVTDEDVLRLQMATAAKTLYAEWFYVHKALDINKKHQQLFKTLQQVSETQYKVGRSGQKDSLQAQMAQARLKVKAASLQRQLRETQTQINVLLNRPVETLVPSPVDLHGLNKLTLPEHIEQLSFREQHPEILRVYAQIARIEAQKGLAEKNFYPDFQAIAGYNNFWEQPSQRWNIGLAVNLPINYGNKRGAALDAAQADLNRAQWQLTDEKERLLGQLETSQAAIEESQKIIRLYTNQLLPLTESNFKTAQANYRTGIGLFSTVIDAENEQLRTADELARADADYVRSLANLEYWLGVPLPILIVSNTIANR
- a CDS encoding ChuX/HutX family heme-like substrate-binding protein — protein: MLTLTTPTHLQKNSKINNIEPSIQKHISEVELLAEKCGGTATRLSGLKDLIQELPKLGKVRAVISNPYAIQGQTIQYKETKLWDNQGSIQGSNTCLCLLLNHWHYGFAIQDWDSNGKFSYSLQFFDRDGVGVYKIHLTTKSNQYTYKSLVIRHRSSDQTPRQSISPLPRKIHPHQDEITSPQLQQCWQELQDLQDLPSIFHYFGVDQLKGLQIAGTDFAVPITVYGLQYLLNLLQETKLPVVFRTYNQGAVQTYQGEVQYCAATGGCVTILDTYFSLRMRSLKETKLWIIRKFKGSNEMAVISLYDRYGTPVFQISSQNGYGRTAKKIWQQLLTTLEKKV
- a CDS encoding DUF1523 family protein; amino-acid sequence: MNTLKTALFSFIAIIAILFLSYQWPRNAIFTVVSTEVKRTNNKDQYRITAIKQDNSKQMVFRNEDSLSHLKFNSADIQGLAAYAAQEKTPVKIRYYGWRSNLFSWFWNITKVKVVKQKD
- a CDS encoding PepSY-associated TM helix domain-containing protein, translating into MEKPTYPATYDPPQSQERVLSHSISNQQPLSRVASSQKITSILLKIHIYLGTLCALFLLIIASTGILLGFYQQLRYSASPYKLDAPVNHPLSPEKLVEKIYETYPHAQIIELTFSTDPSHAVLAKLKNADHKSQLIFVNPATGLIFASQSADHKDWLGFIHSLHHGKPFGSIGETVASVNGILFLVLWIVGFIVWKRNPMRSYLWQGKSWKVKLRSFHRGVGLTLGGIAAVIATFGALYQFDFLDQWIDPVPPVKMEKIAVQPLDSLELEQIIAKGRAIYPNAPLEEIAFPGNSMMPWMHWIQLEFQGRKLVYFQGNEVIGTSSPSSHWKNLLYYLHTMEFLHKGRSWVIAILGLITLGLITSGLVTYWRKH